A portion of the Polaribacter cellanae genome contains these proteins:
- a CDS encoding DUF1835 domain-containing protein gives MSSSILHITNGDSTTNYLKKLQISGDFITWREMLCEGKTTTNVGSDIFWKTRYDFFKSAYKVSKQNFIDYTVKEYRKLCNKKENKQIVLWFEYDLFCQINMIAVISWLKRYRKGYEISLVCSGKVKAATKMLAIPELSEQQIQQHYKNRIELSEDDIEYADYIWQLYCSDSPLRLEKVHQFNPMSPFKYLTKALEAHLKRFPSIENGLNNVENFILQTANNNGLPSKNQLVGKLLAEQEVFGFGDIQYHNNLNKLQKLFSSFNPVKLSKKGKNVLDNQANFYREIRSEKTYLGGSKKYSFLYSNATEKLWQITS, from the coding sequence ATGAGTTCTTCAATTTTACACATTACAAATGGAGATAGTACTACTAACTATCTAAAAAAGCTACAAATTTCTGGAGATTTTATTACATGGAGAGAAATGCTCTGTGAAGGAAAAACCACAACCAATGTTGGGAGTGATATTTTTTGGAAAACTAGATACGATTTCTTTAAATCGGCTTACAAAGTAAGCAAACAAAATTTTATAGACTACACAGTTAAAGAATATCGAAAACTCTGTAATAAGAAAGAAAACAAACAAATAGTATTATGGTTTGAGTACGATTTGTTTTGTCAAATTAATATGATTGCTGTAATAAGTTGGTTAAAACGTTACAGAAAAGGGTATGAAATTTCTTTAGTTTGTAGTGGAAAAGTAAAAGCTGCCACAAAAATGCTAGCTATTCCCGAACTTTCGGAACAACAGATTCAACAACATTACAAAAACAGAATAGAGCTTTCGGAAGACGATATCGAATATGCCGATTATATTTGGCAATTGTATTGTTCCGACAGTCCTTTGCGATTAGAAAAAGTACACCAGTTTAATCCAATGTCGCCTTTTAAATATTTAACAAAAGCATTAGAAGCGCATTTAAAAAGGTTTCCTTCTATTGAAAATGGGTTAAATAACGTGGAAAATTTTATTTTACAAACCGCAAACAACAATGGCTTACCATCCAAAAATCAATTGGTTGGAAAATTATTAGCCGAACAAGAAGTTTTTGGTTTTGGAGATATCCAATATCATAATAATTTAAACAAACTTCAAAAATTATTTTCTTCTTTTAATCCTGTAAAACTTTCTAAGAAAGGGAAAAATGTTTTAGACAATCAGGCTAATTTTTATAGAGAAATACGTTCAGAAAAAACGTATCTTGGAGGTTCTAAAAAATACAGTTTTTTGTACAGCAATGCCACCGAAAAACTGTGGCAAATTACCTCTTAA
- a CDS encoding nucleoside phosphorylase produces MSIKKSELILNPDGSVYHLNLKPKNIARDIIFVGDQNRVEKITKYLDSVEFTTQKREFKTSTGVYKGKRISVISTGIGPDNIDIVLNELDALVNINLETRTPKNNLTSLNIIRIGTSGSLQKDIPVDSFLMSSYGLDLNGMLHSYQIDAISNSEIENAFVEHTNWSTKKAHPILVENSQELAQKFTSEKIFSGITATAGGFYGPQGRVLRLQLEDENLNKKIDSFQYKKHKITNLEMETSAIYGLSKLLGHKAVSLNAIIANRANGTFSENPKKVVEDLIKYTLKKLII; encoded by the coding sequence ATGAGTATAAAAAAATCTGAACTAATTTTAAATCCAGATGGCAGTGTTTATCACTTAAATTTAAAACCCAAAAATATTGCGAGAGATATTATTTTTGTGGGAGATCAAAACAGAGTAGAAAAAATTACCAAATACCTCGATTCTGTTGAGTTTACAACACAAAAAAGAGAGTTTAAAACGTCCACTGGAGTTTATAAAGGAAAAAGAATTTCAGTAATTTCAACAGGAATTGGCCCAGATAATATCGATATTGTTCTAAATGAATTAGATGCTTTGGTAAATATTAATTTAGAAACAAGAACACCAAAAAACAATTTAACATCTTTAAATATCATTCGAATTGGAACTTCAGGATCCCTGCAAAAAGATATCCCTGTAGACTCTTTTTTAATGAGTTCTTATGGTTTAGATTTAAATGGTATGCTTCACTCCTACCAAATTGATGCAATTTCAAATTCAGAAATTGAAAATGCTTTTGTAGAACATACCAATTGGAGTACTAAAAAAGCACATCCTATTTTGGTTGAAAATAGCCAAGAACTTGCTCAAAAATTTACTTCAGAAAAAATATTTTCAGGAATTACAGCAACTGCTGGTGGTTTTTACGGACCACAAGGTCGTGTGTTACGATTACAATTAGAAGACGAAAATTTAAATAAAAAAATTGATAGTTTTCAGTATAAAAAACATAAAATTACCAACCTAGAAATGGAAACTTCCGCAATTTACGGCTTGTCTAAATTATTAGGTCATAAAGCAGTTTCGTTAAATGCCATTATTGCCAACAGAGCAAATGGTACTTTTAGCGAAAACCCCAAAAAAGTAGTGGAAGATTTAATAAAATATACGCTTAAAAAGCTTATTATATAA
- a CDS encoding substrate-binding domain-containing protein, with product MTDLKIGGVPEHFNYPWYLTLKNKEYTKENINLRWQDYYGGTGQMCKALRNGNVDIAIVLTEGIIKDIANGNPSKIVQTFVDTPLIWGIHVDAKSSFKKIKDLENATIAISRFGSGSHLMAIVNAYNQGWNIDKLKFKVVGNLQGGIDSLTNGEADYFMWEHFTTKPLVNDGTFRRIDDCPTPWPCFVIAVRNEVLENNLNEVKKVLDIINKETEDFKEINNIDKILAKRYEQKLEDIQKWLKITEWNDGKPMTKNLITRIQNKMISFNVIEEKINSGEFIKNMYI from the coding sequence ATGACAGATTTAAAAATCGGTGGTGTACCAGAACACTTTAATTATCCTTGGTATCTCACATTAAAAAATAAAGAATACACCAAAGAAAACATTAATTTACGTTGGCAAGATTATTATGGTGGAACTGGGCAAATGTGCAAAGCATTAAGAAACGGAAATGTAGATATTGCCATTGTTTTAACAGAAGGAATTATAAAAGATATTGCAAACGGAAATCCATCAAAAATTGTGCAAACTTTCGTAGATACACCTTTAATTTGGGGTATTCACGTAGACGCAAAATCGTCTTTTAAAAAAATTAAAGATTTAGAAAATGCTACCATTGCAATTAGCAGATTTGGTTCTGGTTCGCATTTAATGGCGATTGTAAATGCTTATAATCAAGGTTGGAATATCGACAAATTAAAGTTTAAAGTAGTTGGTAATTTACAAGGTGGTATCGATTCTTTAACCAATGGTGAGGCCGATTATTTTATGTGGGAACATTTTACTACAAAACCTTTGGTAAACGATGGAACATTTAGAAGAATTGACGACTGCCCTACTCCTTGGCCCTGTTTTGTAATTGCTGTTAGAAACGAAGTTTTAGAAAATAATTTAAACGAAGTAAAGAAGGTTTTAGATATAATTAACAAAGAAACCGAAGATTTTAAAGAAATTAATAATATTGATAAAATCTTAGCAAAACGTTATGAACAGAAGTTAGAAGACATCCAAAAATGGCTAAAAATAACAGAGTGGAATGATGGAAAACCAATGACAAAAAATTTAATTACTCGTATTCAAAATAAAATGATTTCTTTTAACGTTATTGAAGAGAAGATAAATTCAGGAGAGTTCATAAAAAATATGTACATTTAA
- a CDS encoding uracil-DNA glycosylase: MQVKIADSWKNILNQEFEKTYFKKLIGFVKNEYKNHTCFPKGQDIFASFDFCSFNDLKVVIIGQDPYHGPNQANGLCFSVKDGIPNPPSLINIFKEISKDLGKEPPQSGNLEKWAKQGVLLLNATLTVRAHEAGSHQKQGWETFTNEVIKQISKENENIIFLLWGGFAKKKAKLIDKKKHFILESGHPSPLSANRGYWFGNKHFSKTNEILKDLGKKEILW, from the coding sequence ATGCAAGTAAAAATAGCTGATTCTTGGAAAAATATTTTAAATCAAGAATTTGAAAAAACGTATTTTAAAAAATTAATTGGTTTTGTAAAAAACGAATATAAAAACCATACTTGTTTCCCAAAAGGACAAGATATTTTTGCTTCGTTTGATTTTTGTTCTTTTAACGATTTAAAAGTAGTAATTATTGGTCAAGATCCATACCATGGACCAAATCAAGCAAACGGATTGTGTTTCTCTGTAAAAGATGGCATTCCTAATCCACCTTCATTAATTAATATTTTTAAAGAAATTTCTAAGGATTTAGGAAAAGAACCCCCACAAAGTGGAAATTTAGAAAAATGGGCAAAACAAGGAGTTTTACTATTGAATGCAACGTTAACAGTAAGAGCTCATGAGGCTGGAAGTCACCAAAAACAAGGCTGGGAAACGTTTACAAACGAAGTAATTAAACAGATTTCTAAAGAAAACGAAAACATTATTTTTCTACTTTGGGGCGGATTTGCAAAAAAGAAAGCAAAATTAATTGATAAAAAGAAACACTTCATTTTAGAATCGGGGCATCCATCTCCATTAAGTGCAAATAGAGGTTACTGGTTTGGAAATAAACATTTCTCGAAAACAAATGAAATTTTAAAAGATTTGGGGAAAAAGGAAATTTTGTGGTAA
- a CDS encoding endonuclease MutS2 encodes MRTNISEKTLQDLEFSTVLQHVSEFCISGLGKERVLEILPISNKKTLFTELNLVDEYLKSFQSENRVPNHGFDNVTQDIHRLAIENSFLEPEAYLKIASIALTVNEHIKFFKKFEVQFPTFYKLTQEIEFSTFVDDEIKKIIELSGIVKNDASSALKQIRKDINHIRGKIGQSFSNALSKAISAGYLDDIKESVIDNQRVLAVLAMHRKKVAGSFLGASKSGNIVYIAPQATLAFSREYQNLLYEEKQEILKILRNLAETIRPVIDLIHEYLEYVTHIDAIGAKAKYAQEINGLLPKISREKKVLFKDAYHPILWKKNKEKNLKIVPQSIELNEKQQIIVISGPNAGGKSITLKTIGLLQLMLQSGLLIPVEERSKTYIFDTILTDIGDNQSIENQLSTYSYRLKNMRYFLRKCNENTLFLIDEFGTGSDPELGGALAEIFLEEFYNKKAFGIITTHYSNLKVLANELENVTNANMQFDERSLEPLFKLFVGQAGSSFTFEVAQKNGIPYSLINKAKKRVENEKIRLDKTISKLQKERNKLQKNSDSLEKQKTKGQEHLESLQEKEQKIQDKLSGFQELYDQNQKMLSLGRKTNELLNKYFQTNNKKELNTNFNKWVADEKVKYAKKRPLKTTKAQQKKAKVIEKQMQQVIKKVEKEVLEKVVEVRKEKKITAAKIAKEKLEYVYKINDRVRIIDSNSVGTIDKIDKKKVTINYGFFTTKTSVDKLELVEKSKK; translated from the coding sequence TTGAGAACAAACATTTCAGAAAAAACATTACAAGATTTAGAATTTTCAACAGTTTTGCAACATGTTTCAGAGTTTTGCATTTCTGGATTGGGGAAAGAAAGAGTACTCGAAATTCTACCAATTTCAAATAAAAAAACACTTTTTACAGAACTGAATTTAGTAGACGAATATCTAAAATCTTTTCAGAGCGAAAACAGAGTTCCAAATCATGGTTTTGATAATGTTACGCAAGACATTCACAGACTTGCCATAGAAAATAGCTTTTTAGAACCAGAAGCGTATTTAAAAATTGCGAGTATTGCTTTAACTGTAAACGAACATATTAAGTTTTTTAAGAAGTTTGAAGTTCAGTTTCCTACGTTTTATAAATTGACGCAAGAAATTGAATTCAGCACTTTTGTAGATGATGAAATCAAAAAAATTATAGAATTAAGCGGCATTGTAAAAAACGACGCTTCTTCTGCTTTAAAACAAATCCGAAAAGATATCAATCATATTCGAGGAAAAATCGGGCAAAGTTTTTCAAATGCGTTAAGCAAAGCCATATCTGCTGGTTATTTAGATGATATTAAGGAAAGTGTTATCGACAATCAGCGTGTTTTGGCTGTTTTAGCAATGCATCGTAAAAAAGTGGCTGGTAGTTTTTTAGGTGCTTCCAAATCTGGAAATATTGTTTATATCGCACCACAAGCAACCTTGGCTTTTTCTAGAGAATATCAAAATCTATTATACGAAGAAAAACAAGAAATTTTAAAAATATTACGAAATCTTGCGGAAACCATTCGCCCTGTGATCGATTTAATTCACGAATATTTAGAATATGTAACACATATAGATGCTATAGGCGCAAAAGCAAAATATGCGCAAGAAATTAATGGATTATTACCCAAAATTTCTCGAGAAAAAAAGGTTTTGTTTAAAGATGCTTATCATCCTATTTTATGGAAAAAAAATAAAGAGAAAAACCTAAAAATCGTTCCACAAAGTATAGAACTGAATGAAAAACAGCAAATAATTGTTATTTCTGGACCCAATGCTGGTGGAAAAAGCATCACTTTAAAAACCATTGGTTTGTTACAATTAATGTTACAAAGTGGACTTTTAATTCCTGTGGAAGAAAGAAGTAAGACGTATATTTTCGATACGATTTTAACAGATATTGGAGACAACCAATCTATTGAAAATCAATTAAGTACCTATAGTTATCGATTAAAAAATATGCGTTACTTTTTACGAAAATGTAACGAAAATACCTTATTTTTAATTGATGAATTTGGTACAGGTTCCGACCCTGAATTGGGTGGAGCTTTGGCTGAAATTTTCTTGGAAGAATTTTATAATAAAAAAGCCTTCGGAATTATTACAACCCACTACTCCAACTTAAAAGTATTGGCGAACGAATTGGAGAATGTTACCAACGCCAATATGCAGTTTGATGAGCGTTCTTTGGAACCATTATTCAAACTTTTTGTAGGGCAAGCAGGAAGCTCTTTTACTTTTGAAGTCGCTCAAAAAAATGGAATTCCTTATAGTTTAATTAACAAAGCAAAAAAGCGTGTTGAAAACGAGAAAATTCGTTTGGATAAAACCATTTCTAAACTTCAAAAAGAACGAAATAAACTTCAAAAAAATTCGGACAGTTTAGAGAAACAGAAAACAAAAGGACAAGAACACTTAGAGAGTTTACAGGAAAAAGAACAGAAAATTCAAGATAAATTATCTGGTTTTCAAGAATTGTACGACCAGAATCAGAAAATGTTGTCTTTAGGCAGAAAAACAAACGAATTACTAAATAAATACTTTCAAACGAATAACAAAAAAGAGTTAAATACCAATTTTAACAAATGGGTTGCAGATGAAAAAGTAAAATATGCCAAAAAAAGACCTTTAAAAACTACAAAGGCTCAGCAAAAGAAAGCCAAAGTTATTGAAAAGCAAATGCAACAAGTTATTAAAAAAGTAGAAAAAGAAGTTTTAGAAAAAGTAGTAGAAGTTCGTAAAGAAAAGAAAATTACAGCCGCTAAAATTGCCAAAGAAAAATTGGAATACGTATATAAAATAAACGACAGAGTGCGAATTATCGATTCCAATTCTGTGGGAACTATCGATAAAATCGATAAGAAAAAAGTAACCATTAACTATGGTTTTTTTACCACAAAAACTTCCGTTGATAAATTAGAATTGGTAGAAAAATCAAAAAAATAA
- a CDS encoding sialate O-acetylesterase codes for MKLSKILFIVCIALLLNSCNKKENQQHLFILSGQSNMARLNPNVSFTPAVKKAFGENNVTVVKYALGTQPIKRWYKNWKPLHGEIDPKNGNLYDTLMVKVNKAIKTKNFDTVTFIWMQGERDARTNQGNVYEESLLGLYNQLSNDLERKDVNFVIGRLCDFDMKNERYPDWTLVREAQVKIAESQPNFAWINTDDLNDGIIRNNKEIINDLHMSKNGYKIMGERFAEKAVLLIKKGN; via the coding sequence ATGAAATTATCAAAAATATTATTTATTGTATGTATCGCTTTACTATTGAATTCTTGTAATAAAAAAGAAAATCAGCAACATTTATTTATTCTTTCTGGACAGTCTAATATGGCACGTCTAAATCCTAATGTTTCTTTTACGCCAGCCGTAAAAAAGGCGTTTGGAGAAAATAATGTAACTGTCGTAAAATATGCTTTAGGAACGCAACCTATAAAACGTTGGTATAAAAACTGGAAACCTTTACATGGAGAAATTGATCCTAAAAACGGAAATTTATACGATACTTTAATGGTAAAAGTGAATAAAGCCATCAAAACTAAAAATTTTGACACAGTTACTTTCATTTGGATGCAAGGCGAACGCGATGCAAGAACCAACCAAGGAAATGTGTATGAAGAAAGTTTATTGGGTTTATACAATCAGCTTTCTAATGATTTGGAAAGAAAAGACGTAAATTTTGTCATTGGAAGATTGTGCGATTTCGATATGAAAAATGAAAGATACCCAGATTGGACACTCGTTAGAGAAGCCCAAGTAAAAATTGCAGAATCACAACCAAATTTTGCATGGATAAATACAGACGACTTAAATGACGGAATTATTAGAAACAATAAAGAAATAATTAACGACTTACATATGTCTAAAAATGGTTATAAAATCATGGGAGAGCGTTTTGCTGAGAAGGCTGTTTTGTTGATAAAAAAAGGAAATTAG
- a CDS encoding CPBP family intramembrane glutamic endopeptidase: protein MNRKTLKCNTIGRIFLFIIAYFFIVGIFQLIGANLAGVDYTNLEYKETSIQQLTTSFFDLAGTFLVIWLFMKFVDKEKFIELGFQTKNRFKDFIYGIIIGFIIMVLGYFLLIYFEEIFFVKINFDFKELLISICLFTIVAIVEETLIRGYVLKNLMSSFHKYIALILSSILFSLAHSFNPNVNLFSLFDLFLAGIVLGLSYIYTKNLWFPIAMHLSWNLFQTLLGFNVSGQDAYSIIEFKINEANLVNGGAFGFEGSYLSVIAEILTIIGIAYYYNRQRINQPQ from the coding sequence ATGAATAGAAAAACCCTAAAATGCAACACAATAGGAAGAATATTTCTATTTATAATTGCATACTTCTTTATAGTTGGCATATTTCAACTAATTGGAGCGAATCTTGCTGGTGTCGATTATACAAACCTTGAATATAAAGAAACATCTATTCAACAGCTTACAACAAGTTTTTTCGATTTAGCAGGTACTTTTTTAGTGATTTGGCTTTTTATGAAGTTTGTAGATAAAGAGAAATTTATTGAACTTGGTTTTCAAACTAAAAATAGATTCAAAGATTTTATTTATGGAATTATCATTGGTTTTATAATTATGGTGTTAGGCTATTTTCTCTTAATATATTTTGAAGAAATCTTTTTCGTTAAGATAAATTTCGACTTTAAAGAATTATTAATATCAATATGTTTATTTACAATTGTCGCTATTGTTGAGGAAACACTTATTCGAGGTTATGTTTTAAAAAACTTAATGAGTTCTTTTCACAAATACATAGCTTTAATACTATCATCCATATTATTTTCTTTGGCACATAGTTTCAACCCAAATGTAAACTTATTTTCTTTATTTGATTTGTTTTTAGCAGGAATTGTACTGGGTTTATCTTATATTTATACCAAAAATTTATGGTTTCCAATTGCAATGCATTTAAGTTGGAACTTGTTTCAAACACTTTTAGGATTTAATGTTAGTGGTCAAGACGCCTATTCCATTATTGAGTTTAAAATAAATGAAGCAAATTTAGTAAATGGAGGCGCTTTTGGTTTTGAAGGTTCTTATTTATCTGTAATCGCAGAAATTTTAACCATTATCGGAATTGCTTATTATTACAACAGGCAAAGAATAAATCAGCCTCAATAA
- the guaB gene encoding IMP dehydrogenase, with the protein MTAHNNKILGEGLTYDDVLLVPAFSEVLPREVSIQTKFTKNITINVPIASAAMDTVTESALAIAIAREGGIGVLHKNMTIAQQALEVRKVKRAESGMILDPVTLPLNATVGNAKAFMKEHSIGGIPIVDDNGILKGIVTNRDLRFEHDATRPIVDVMTSENLVTAAVGTSLTDAEKILQNYKIEKLLIVDDVYKLKGLITFRDITKVTQKPIANKDSFGRLRVAAALGVTGDAVERAEALVNAGVDAVIIDTAHGHTKGVVMVLKHVKEKFPELDVVVGNIATSAAAKYLVEAGADAVKVGIGPGSICTTRVVAGVGFPQFSAVLEVAAAIKGSGVPVIADGGIRYTGDIPKAIAAGADCVMLGSLLAGTKESPGETIIYEGRKFKSYRGMGSVEAMKQGSKDRYFQDVEADIKKLVPEGIVGRVPYKGDLDESIHQFIGGLRAGMGYCGAKDIETLKETGQFVRITASGINESHPHDVAITKEAPNYSRR; encoded by the coding sequence ATGACAGCACACAACAACAAAATTTTAGGAGAAGGTTTAACGTATGACGACGTTTTATTGGTTCCTGCCTTTTCAGAAGTACTTCCAAGAGAAGTAAGTATTCAAACAAAATTTACAAAAAATATTACCATTAACGTTCCAATAGCCTCAGCTGCGATGGACACTGTTACAGAATCCGCTTTGGCAATTGCCATTGCAAGAGAAGGTGGTATTGGCGTTTTACATAAAAATATGACAATTGCTCAACAAGCATTGGAAGTTAGAAAAGTAAAACGTGCAGAAAGTGGAATGATCTTAGATCCTGTTACTTTGCCTTTAAATGCAACTGTAGGAAATGCAAAAGCATTTATGAAAGAACACAGTATTGGCGGAATTCCTATTGTAGACGACAATGGAATTTTAAAAGGAATTGTTACCAATAGAGATTTGCGTTTCGAGCATGATGCAACAAGACCCATTGTAGATGTTATGACCAGTGAAAACTTGGTAACAGCAGCAGTGGGAACTTCTTTAACAGATGCAGAGAAAATTCTACAGAATTATAAAATAGAAAAACTTTTAATTGTAGATGATGTTTATAAATTAAAAGGATTAATTACTTTTAGAGATATTACCAAAGTGACTCAGAAACCAATCGCTAACAAAGATTCTTTTGGTAGATTAAGAGTTGCTGCTGCTTTAGGAGTTACTGGAGATGCTGTAGAAAGAGCAGAAGCGTTGGTAAATGCTGGAGTAGATGCAGTAATTATAGATACAGCTCATGGACACACAAAAGGTGTGGTGATGGTTTTAAAACATGTAAAAGAAAAATTTCCAGAATTAGATGTTGTGGTTGGAAATATTGCAACTTCTGCTGCAGCTAAATATCTAGTAGAAGCTGGTGCAGATGCTGTAAAAGTAGGTATTGGTCCAGGTTCTATTTGTACAACAAGAGTAGTGGCTGGAGTTGGTTTTCCTCAATTTTCTGCGGTATTAGAAGTTGCTGCAGCGATTAAAGGAAGTGGAGTTCCAGTGATTGCAGATGGTGGAATTCGTTATACAGGAGATATCCCAAAAGCGATTGCTGCTGGTGCAGATTGTGTAATGTTAGGTTCTTTATTAGCAGGTACAAAAGAATCTCCAGGAGAAACCATTATTTACGAAGGAAGAAAATTTAAATCTTATAGAGGAATGGGATCTGTAGAAGCGATGAAACAAGGTTCTAAAGATCGTTATTTCCAAGATGTGGAAGCAGATATTAAGAAATTAGTGCCAGAAGGAATTGTAGGGCGTGTGCCTTATAAAGGAGATTTAGATGAAAGCATCCACCAATTTATTGGTGGTTTGCGTGCAGGAATGGGCTATTGTGGCGCAAAAGACATCGAAACTTTAAAAGAAACAGGACAATTTGTTAGAATTACCGCAAGCGGAATTAATGAAAGTCATCCTCATGATGTGGCAATTACCAAAGAAGCACCAAATTATAGTAGAAGATAA
- a CDS encoding imelysin family protein, with amino-acid sequence MKSIFKITLLLCSVIILKSCSKDDNPTNPANNLAEKKTAFVENYANIVLASYEDSVKKLNELKAAVDAFVETPTTTTFENAKLAWLASREPYGQTEAYRFYDGPIDGADGEPEGYINAWPLDEALIDYVANGTGGQDLSDNRQNIVGNASKYPNLTKETLKNISGYNENESNVTIGFHAIEFLLWGQDNTAPSAKMSGQRPLTDYTTDANATRRGQYLKVATELLIDDLKSVTNQWKIGATYRESFLGMPADDAISMILRGAAKLSKGELAGERMAVAVKNQSQEDEHSCFSDNTNRDIFLNAKSINNIINGTYKRIDGTSISGTSLLDVLALINTKESTDLATTTSEVMTKVTAISDAKYFDFLIIGETLDNFNKPVMAAVLSLRKQGDLLAQSGKTITGKTIAPSV; translated from the coding sequence ATGAAAAGTATATTTAAAATTACTTTATTGTTATGCTCAGTAATTATCCTAAAAAGCTGTTCAAAGGACGATAATCCAACAAACCCTGCCAATAACCTAGCTGAAAAGAAAACAGCATTTGTAGAAAACTATGCAAACATTGTTTTGGCAAGTTATGAAGATTCTGTAAAAAAATTAAATGAGTTAAAAGCAGCGGTTGATGCTTTTGTTGAAACACCAACTACTACAACTTTTGAAAACGCTAAGCTTGCTTGGCTAGCTTCTAGAGAACCTTATGGACAAACGGAAGCATACCGTTTTTATGATGGGCCAATTGATGGTGCTGATGGAGAACCAGAAGGTTACATTAACGCCTGGCCTTTGGATGAGGCTTTAATAGATTATGTGGCAAATGGAACGGGTGGACAGGATTTGTCTGATAATAGACAAAATATTGTTGGTAATGCAAGTAAATATCCTAATTTAACCAAAGAAACTCTTAAAAATATTTCTGGTTATAATGAAAATGAATCGAATGTAACCATTGGTTTTCACGCAATTGAATTTCTTTTATGGGGTCAAGACAATACAGCACCTTCAGCAAAAATGAGCGGACAAAGACCTTTAACAGATTATACAACAGATGCAAATGCAACGCGAAGAGGGCAATATTTAAAAGTTGCCACAGAATTGTTAATTGACGATTTAAAATCTGTTACAAACCAATGGAAAATAGGCGCAACTTATAGAGAATCTTTTTTAGGAATGCCAGCAGATGATGCAATTAGCATGATTCTTAGAGGTGCTGCAAAATTAAGTAAAGGTGAATTAGCCGGAGAAAGAATGGCGGTTGCAGTTAAAAATCAATCGCAAGAAGACGAACATTCTTGTTTTTCTGACAATACAAATAGAGATATATTTTTAAATGCAAAATCTATCAATAATATTATTAACGGAACTTATAAAAGAATAGACGGAACAAGTATTTCTGGGACTTCTTTATTGGATGTTTTAGCATTGATAAACACAAAAGAATCTACAGATTTAGCTACGACTACAAGCGAAGTAATGACCAAAGTTACAGCTATTTCTGATGCTAAATATTTCGATTTTTTAATTATCGGAGAAACGTTAGATAATTTTAACAAACCAGTAATGGCTGCTGTTTTATCTTTAAGAAAACAAGGCGATTTATTAGCACAATCTGGAAAAACAATTACAGGAAAAACAATTGCCCCAAGTGTCTAA